The Pseudomonas parafulva genome window below encodes:
- a CDS encoding MdtA/MuxA family multidrug efflux RND transporter periplasmic adaptor subunit, with the protein MQASVSRSPRRWLIGLLILLLVALLAWWLWPAAAPKHTDPAVRMGKGGRPGFGASSDPVPVRVEPVRVGDFPLYYKALGTVTATSTVNVRSRVAGELVKIHFTEGQQVKAGDLLAEIDPRPYRIALQQAEGTLAQNQAQLKNAQVDVARYKGLYAEDSIAKQTLDTAEAQVGQFQGLVKTNQAAVNDARLNLEFSQIRAPISGRLGLRQLDLGNLVAANDTTALVVITQTEPINVVFTLPETELGTVLDRYRSGARLAVEAWDRGDSKLQATGVLGSLDNQIDTSTGTLKFKGLFENKDRALFPNQFVNVRLLADTLKQVVLAPAAAIQFGNDGTFAYVVGADDKVNVRKLKVGASDGINSVILDGLKDGERLVLEGTDRLREGTQVEIVDDSSQVPATPGQHLQGQETKDATQAGESSKAGA; encoded by the coding sequence ATGCAAGCTTCCGTTTCCCGCTCCCCCCGTCGCTGGCTGATCGGCCTGCTGATCCTGCTGCTGGTGGCCCTGCTGGCCTGGTGGCTGTGGCCTGCGGCTGCGCCCAAGCACACGGACCCGGCGGTACGCATGGGCAAGGGCGGGCGACCGGGTTTCGGCGCGTCCAGCGATCCAGTGCCCGTGCGCGTGGAGCCGGTCCGCGTCGGTGATTTCCCGCTGTATTACAAGGCCTTGGGCACCGTGACGGCGACCAGCACGGTCAACGTACGCAGCCGCGTCGCTGGCGAGCTGGTGAAGATTCACTTCACGGAGGGCCAGCAGGTGAAGGCCGGTGACCTGCTTGCCGAGATCGACCCGCGGCCTTATCGCATCGCCCTGCAACAGGCCGAAGGCACCCTGGCGCAGAACCAGGCGCAGCTCAAGAATGCCCAGGTCGATGTGGCCCGCTACAAAGGCCTTTACGCCGAAGACAGCATCGCCAAGCAGACCCTGGACACCGCCGAGGCTCAGGTCGGTCAGTTTCAGGGGCTGGTCAAGACCAACCAGGCGGCGGTCAACGATGCGCGGCTGAACCTGGAGTTCAGCCAGATCCGTGCCCCAATCAGCGGGCGTCTGGGCCTGCGTCAACTGGACCTGGGCAATCTGGTGGCGGCCAACGACACCACGGCGCTGGTGGTGATTACCCAGACCGAGCCGATCAACGTTGTCTTCACCCTCCCGGAAACCGAACTGGGTACCGTGCTGGACCGCTATCGCAGCGGCGCACGGTTGGCCGTCGAAGCCTGGGACCGGGGCGACAGCAAGCTGCAGGCCACCGGCGTGCTCGGCAGCCTCGACAACCAGATCGACACCAGTACCGGCACCCTCAAGTTCAAGGGCCTGTTCGAGAACAAGGACCGGGCCCTGTTCCCCAACCAGTTCGTCAACGTGCGCCTGCTGGCCGACACCCTCAAGCAGGTGGTGCTGGCCCCGGCAGCGGCAATCCAGTTCGGCAACGACGGCACCTTCGCCTATGTGGTCGGCGCCGACGACAAGGTCAATGTGCGTAAGCTCAAGGTCGGTGCCAGCGATGGCATCAACAGCGTGATCCTCGATGGCCTCAAGGATGGCGAGCGCCTGGTCCTGGAAGGCACCGACCGCCTGCGCGAAGGCACTCAGGTCGAGATCGTCGACGACAGTTCACAGGTGCCCGCCACTCCGGGTCAGCACCTGCAAGGCCAGGAAACCAAGGACGCCACCCAGGCCGGTGAGTCGAGCAAGGCGGGCGCATGA